The following proteins are encoded in a genomic region of Gimesia algae:
- a CDS encoding M24 family metallopeptidase, which yields MTIVAVNAHAPISSGEIPTTDPRRATDVEQKQQQIIEILEELELDAILLQSPENIAWFTTGADLTRAGSNESCAAVFITQDARLIACSNVDANQIFDRSIPGLGFQIKTRPWYEPLSQLIRDLCKGRKVASDTGVESTMNLSERFKALRIPFSELEGERIRELGKLVSHAVEATARRVERGQTEQEIAGCLSHRLLKHGVTPRRLQVMVDGQSIRYRHWGYGEDRLERYCVISAVGSQNGLHAAATRTVSLGKPPSSFIKSHHLALLMQATGMYFSKPGWAFFDTWNRVKRIYEKYECPDEWQHSDQADIIGYLPAETSILLNSEFKLQPGIAAFWHPSVGPAMTGDTILIEEDQTIMITPMEQWPTAKIMVKEHQLSLPDILILPDEA from the coding sequence ATGACTATCGTGGCAGTGAATGCTCATGCACCAATCTCTTCAGGAGAAATTCCCACGACAGACCCCCGGCGTGCTACCGATGTCGAACAAAAACAGCAGCAGATCATTGAAATTCTGGAAGAACTGGAACTGGATGCAATCCTGTTGCAGTCCCCAGAGAATATTGCCTGGTTTACGACGGGAGCAGATTTAACTCGTGCCGGTTCTAACGAGAGTTGTGCAGCGGTTTTTATTACACAGGATGCGCGGTTGATCGCCTGCAGTAATGTGGATGCGAATCAGATTTTTGACCGTTCTATTCCCGGACTGGGATTCCAGATCAAAACGCGACCCTGGTATGAGCCCTTGTCTCAATTGATTCGTGACCTCTGTAAAGGACGTAAAGTTGCCAGTGATACGGGTGTTGAATCGACAATGAATCTGTCTGAACGCTTCAAGGCGTTACGGATTCCTTTCAGCGAACTGGAAGGGGAACGGATTCGGGAACTGGGGAAACTTGTCTCCCACGCGGTCGAAGCAACTGCACGGCGCGTTGAGCGCGGACAGACAGAGCAGGAGATCGCTGGCTGTCTCTCACATCGACTGCTGAAGCATGGTGTCACTCCCAGGCGGCTGCAGGTTATGGTGGACGGGCAAAGCATCCGTTACCGTCATTGGGGGTATGGCGAGGATCGCCTGGAACGTTATTGTGTCATCTCCGCCGTGGGATCACAGAATGGATTACATGCTGCTGCTACCAGAACTGTTTCGCTAGGCAAGCCTCCGTCCAGCTTTATTAAGTCGCATCATCTAGCCTTACTTATGCAGGCGACCGGCATGTATTTTTCCAAACCCGGCTGGGCTTTCTTTGATACCTGGAATCGCGTGAAACGCATCTATGAAAAATACGAATGTCCCGATGAATGGCAACATTCTGACCAGGCTGACATTATTGGTTATTTACCCGCCGAGACTTCGATTCTCCTGAACAGTGAGTTTAAACTGCAGCCAGGAATAGCTGCTTTCTGGCATCCTTCCGTAGGGCCTGCCATGACCGGGGATACGATTTTGATTGAAGAAGACCAAACCATCATGATCACCCCGATGGAACAATGGCCGACTGCTAAAATCATGGTCAAAGAGCATCAGCTTTCCTTGCCTGACATCCTGATTCTGCCTGATGAAGCCTGA
- a CDS encoding TIGR03545 family protein, with translation MKWNYLLPRFALAAIVWSFFAFCFDPIIRSTLMQVGSSLAGTTVEVYDLETGFFPPSIQTGPGCIVSPRDDQSYLICFDQTQLKFSGKPLLYRKLIVETASVSGVELYVPRDLTDESTVQSFDSEKSGSGVNFGRFRRLSSQLGKSGLDILKTAAAEQLDPNRLETVRISKAIQGEWKQRFQAYDTRLKQVKQEIDSVENSVKTAEGKTLDKIKTYAQSAERVDQLVNQGKQIRSELSSLPQIAQQDYQRIERAKEQDLANLDQLLESVSPDPHKILHTLMGDELSHQIEQVFGWTNYMFQTVQAMQDEQEPERIQGEWIDFRSDVNEPDVLFKDIRLSGFARRDQEQIPFLAVVKNLSSTPRQYRQPIRIQAQVDGEAEIKFAGELKFYEAEPTHEFVVHFKLPQQKRITIENSDRISLALVADQTECRSHLSFREHDFQCQIEFSQTPVRFEFDSSQAETQSITRLLQQSLASIDSVSVKLHGSGSYDRPEWQIESALGAQVARGLTAAFQAEIARGKEKLAAEIEQLASQEREKLIQELNRDYSAILAELEAEESKVQSVIQKVSGRPLGLRSLLR, from the coding sequence ATGAAATGGAATTATCTGCTCCCTCGATTCGCGCTGGCAGCCATCGTCTGGAGTTTTTTCGCATTTTGCTTTGACCCCATCATACGTTCGACGTTAATGCAGGTTGGAAGTTCGTTGGCCGGTACTACGGTTGAAGTCTATGACCTGGAGACTGGTTTCTTTCCCCCTTCAATCCAGACAGGGCCAGGATGTATTGTCAGTCCCCGCGATGATCAAAGTTATCTGATCTGTTTTGATCAGACACAGTTGAAATTTTCGGGTAAGCCTTTACTGTATCGCAAACTGATCGTGGAAACGGCGTCGGTCTCTGGAGTGGAATTATATGTTCCCAGGGATTTGACAGATGAATCGACGGTACAGTCTTTCGATTCAGAGAAATCTGGTTCCGGTGTGAACTTCGGCAGATTTCGTCGTCTTTCGAGCCAGCTTGGTAAATCCGGATTGGATATTTTAAAAACTGCTGCTGCAGAGCAACTCGATCCCAATCGTCTGGAAACCGTCCGGATCTCTAAAGCCATCCAGGGGGAATGGAAGCAGCGTTTTCAGGCGTATGATACACGTCTCAAGCAGGTGAAACAGGAAATTGACTCAGTTGAAAATTCAGTGAAAACCGCTGAAGGTAAAACGCTGGATAAAATTAAGACGTATGCCCAGTCGGCCGAGCGCGTTGATCAACTGGTTAATCAGGGGAAGCAGATCCGCAGTGAATTAAGTTCGCTCCCTCAAATTGCCCAGCAGGATTATCAGCGAATTGAACGGGCCAAAGAACAGGATCTGGCGAACCTGGATCAGTTGTTGGAATCTGTCTCTCCTGATCCTCATAAAATCCTGCATACGCTGATGGGAGACGAGTTGTCTCATCAGATTGAGCAGGTCTTTGGCTGGACGAACTACATGTTCCAGACCGTACAGGCCATGCAGGATGAGCAGGAGCCGGAACGTATTCAGGGAGAATGGATCGATTTTCGCAGCGATGTGAACGAACCCGATGTTCTGTTTAAAGACATTCGATTATCAGGGTTTGCACGCAGGGACCAGGAGCAAATTCCCTTCCTGGCGGTCGTCAAAAATCTCTCATCCACTCCCAGGCAATATCGACAGCCAATTCGAATCCAGGCACAGGTCGATGGGGAAGCTGAGATTAAGTTTGCCGGTGAATTGAAATTTTATGAGGCTGAGCCGACCCATGAATTCGTAGTACACTTCAAATTACCTCAACAGAAAAGAATTACGATTGAAAACTCTGACAGGATTTCGCTGGCTCTGGTAGCAGATCAGACAGAGTGCCGCTCTCATCTTTCCTTTCGTGAACATGATTTTCAGTGTCAGATCGAGTTCAGTCAGACCCCAGTCCGTTTTGAATTTGACAGCTCTCAAGCGGAAACGCAGTCAATCACCAGACTCTTGCAGCAGTCATTGGCTTCGATTGATTCTGTGTCAGTGAAATTGCACGGTTCCGGATCCTATGACAGACCAGAGTGGCAGATCGAATCCGCGTTGGGGGCACAGGTTGCCCGTGGATTGACTGCGGCGTTCCAGGCCGAGATTGCCCGTGGAAAAGAGAAACTGGCTGCGGAAATTGAACAGCTGGCAAGTCAGGAACGCGAAAAGCTCATTCAGGAGCTGAATCGCGATTATTCCGCGATCCTGGCAGAACTGGAAGCGGAAGAGTCCAAAGTGCAGTCTGTGATCCAAAAAGTATCCGGCCGTCCTCTGGGGCTTCGCAGTTTACTCCGCTAA
- a CDS encoding TIGR03546 family protein has product MTYWLRPLRFLAGAFSGASSPRQLALGFSMGMIIGLVPKDNLISVLLLFLLASLKINLSSASLATLLFSWLTLMLDPLSHLIGRGVLLSAPLQGFWHWLYEMPLAPWTDFNNTIVMGSLILGVMLFYPVYRLTRPLFEKYTPLLTEKLQKYRIVQILWGTEVGVVAGDVA; this is encoded by the coding sequence ATGACTTACTGGCTTCGACCTCTGCGTTTTCTGGCAGGTGCCTTCAGTGGTGCCTCTTCTCCCCGTCAGCTGGCTCTGGGGTTCAGCATGGGGATGATCATCGGCCTGGTTCCCAAAGACAATCTGATCTCCGTTTTGCTGCTGTTTCTGCTGGCCAGTCTTAAAATCAACCTCAGCTCCGCTTCGCTGGCGACGCTATTATTTTCCTGGCTGACTTTGATGCTGGACCCGCTGAGCCATCTGATTGGCCGCGGTGTACTGCTGTCTGCTCCGCTACAGGGGTTTTGGCACTGGTTATACGAAATGCCATTGGCTCCCTGGACGGATTTCAATAATACAATTGTCATGGGCAGCCTGATACTGGGGGTGATGTTGTTTTATCCCGTCTATCGTTTGACTCGTCCGCTGTTCGAAAAATATACACCGCTACTAACTGAGAAGCTCCAGAAATATCGAATCGTACAAATCCTCTGGGGGACAGAAGTCGGTGTTGTTGCAGGGGATGTCGCATGA
- the crcB gene encoding fluoride efflux transporter CrcB, translated as MSQLLAVGLGGFIGAIARYSITEFMSRKYPGFPAGTLVVNATGCLLIGILMALVTHKQLHPSDRVHEHVSLFLITGLLGSLTTFSTFGHETVSLLRNSELHHAFLNISGNLIVGFFAVWLGWTSVMFWLQK; from the coding sequence GTGTCACAACTGCTGGCTGTTGGATTGGGTGGCTTTATCGGAGCGATTGCACGTTACAGCATTACGGAATTCATGTCGCGAAAGTATCCCGGGTTTCCGGCGGGTACCCTGGTCGTCAATGCCACAGGCTGCCTGTTGATCGGGATCCTGATGGCGTTAGTGACACACAAGCAACTCCACCCTTCCGATCGGGTTCATGAGCATGTCAGCCTGTTTTTAATTACGGGGCTCCTGGGATCACTCACGACGTTTTCCACGTTTGGACACGAAACCGTCAGTCTGCTCAGAAATTCCGAGTTGCATCATGCCTTCCTGAATATATCAGGCAACCTGATTGTCGGATTCTTTGCCGTCTGGCTGGGCTGGACCTCTGTGATGTTCTGGTTGCAAAAATAG
- a CDS encoding outer membrane protein assembly factor BamB family protein produces the protein MKNESIKLLIPVLAVCLCCGADWPQFRGPLTNNVSIADAPPSKVDQESIAWTADLEGRGASGPIVVGDKVFLTSTTGFKEDQLHVLCFDLKTGKQLWDRQFWATGRTQCHNKMCVATPTPASDGQRVFATFSSNDVVCLDLDGNLIWIRGLSHDYPNASNSLGMASSPIVVGETLIVPVENDDDSFTTGLDVKTGIARWKIKRPRVANWTSPAILKTSPEAEALVLLQSSEGVDAIYPQTGETAWQYEEGAGRIPSTTVGDNTLFVPSNGLTALTPGSSSEPPKVLWSEQKLSPATASPLVYQKKVFTVNRAGVLTCANPQTGEVIWRLRLKGPFSATPIAAANHLYLVNEKGLLQVVQLGEEQGEVTGEVDLKETILATPAISDNSLFLRSDKHLWKISSR, from the coding sequence ATGAAAAATGAATCAATCAAACTGTTGATACCGGTCCTGGCTGTCTGTTTGTGTTGCGGTGCCGACTGGCCTCAGTTTCGCGGACCATTGACGAATAATGTTTCGATTGCTGATGCACCTCCATCGAAAGTAGACCAGGAAAGTATTGCCTGGACCGCTGATCTGGAAGGCAGAGGCGCATCGGGCCCGATTGTAGTAGGAGACAAAGTGTTTCTGACCAGCACGACCGGGTTCAAAGAGGATCAGCTGCACGTACTCTGTTTCGATCTGAAAACCGGCAAGCAGCTCTGGGATCGACAGTTCTGGGCCACGGGACGCACGCAGTGTCACAATAAGATGTGCGTCGCGACCCCCACCCCAGCCAGTGATGGCCAGCGTGTATTTGCGACGTTTTCCAGTAATGATGTGGTCTGCCTTGATTTGGACGGTAACCTGATCTGGATACGTGGCCTGTCACATGACTACCCCAACGCCAGTAACAGTCTGGGTATGGCTTCCTCTCCCATCGTCGTGGGTGAAACGCTGATAGTACCGGTCGAGAACGACGATGATTCATTTACGACTGGACTGGATGTGAAAACGGGAATCGCCCGCTGGAAAATCAAGCGACCCCGTGTAGCCAACTGGACCTCTCCTGCAATACTCAAAACATCACCAGAAGCGGAAGCTCTGGTTTTGCTGCAGTCCAGTGAAGGGGTTGATGCGATCTACCCCCAAACTGGTGAAACTGCGTGGCAGTACGAAGAGGGAGCAGGACGCATTCCTTCTACGACAGTGGGTGACAATACACTCTTCGTGCCTTCCAATGGATTGACAGCTTTGACTCCTGGTTCCAGCAGTGAGCCTCCTAAAGTACTGTGGTCTGAACAGAAACTGTCTCCTGCCACTGCCAGTCCGCTGGTCTATCAAAAGAAAGTATTTACTGTAAACCGGGCCGGTGTTCTTACCTGTGCCAACCCTCAGACCGGAGAAGTGATTTGGCGACTGCGTCTGAAAGGCCCGTTTAGCGCCACTCCCATTGCAGCCGCGAATCATCTTTACCTGGTCAACGAAAAAGGTTTATTACAGGTTGTTCAACTGGGTGAAGAGCAGGGGGAAGTGACTGGAGAAGTCGATCTGAAAGAAACGATCCTGGCAACTCCGGCAATTTCTGATAATTCACTGTTTCTCCGCAGTGATAAGCATCTCTGGAAAATCTCTTCCAGGTAA
- the trpD gene encoding anthranilate phosphoribosyltransferase has product MSTVLSTMLNRILEGENLESEAAYEAVSSIMRGECSEVQIAALLTALRMKGETADELVGAARAMQERALAIPTECTGLLDTCGTGGDQLHTFNISTAVAIVAAAAGVPVAKHGNRSVSSSSGSSDVLQALGVKLELTPEQIGQCLKETGIGFCFAPLLHSAMKHVAPVRRELGIRTIFNYLGPLTNPAKAEYQLLGANSVQAAEKIAQALLKLGRKHALVVCGNGELDEVSLWGKTAVFEIIGADLRYYEWTAADFGLPECDVSQLVVNSSEQSAQIILNILNGEQGPARDIVVANASAALLAAEQAINLEQAVQKVARLIDEGKVFEKLKHLIKFTSKITEG; this is encoded by the coding sequence ATGTCAACCGTACTCAGCACAATGCTGAATCGAATCCTTGAGGGAGAGAACCTGGAAAGCGAAGCTGCATATGAAGCGGTCTCTTCCATCATGCGGGGTGAATGCAGTGAGGTGCAGATTGCAGCGCTGCTGACGGCACTCCGTATGAAAGGGGAAACAGCAGATGAGTTGGTCGGAGCAGCGCGGGCCATGCAGGAACGCGCCCTGGCGATCCCTACCGAGTGCACCGGATTGCTGGATACCTGTGGAACAGGCGGCGATCAGTTGCATACATTCAATATCAGCACCGCTGTCGCGATTGTGGCTGCCGCAGCGGGTGTCCCGGTCGCCAAACATGGTAACCGCAGCGTGTCCAGTTCGAGCGGTTCTTCAGATGTCCTGCAGGCTCTGGGAGTGAAACTGGAACTCACACCTGAACAAATCGGGCAATGTCTCAAAGAAACAGGAATCGGTTTCTGTTTCGCCCCCCTGTTACATTCCGCGATGAAACATGTGGCTCCTGTACGGCGGGAACTGGGGATCCGCACCATCTTCAATTACCTCGGTCCTTTAACGAATCCAGCGAAGGCAGAATACCAGTTACTGGGGGCGAATTCTGTACAGGCTGCTGAAAAAATAGCTCAAGCCCTGTTAAAATTAGGTCGAAAACATGCATTGGTTGTCTGTGGAAACGGAGAACTGGATGAGGTAAGTCTCTGGGGAAAAACAGCCGTTTTTGAAATAATCGGCGCGGATTTGCGTTATTATGAATGGACTGCTGCGGATTTCGGATTACCAGAATGTGACGTAAGTCAGTTAGTCGTCAACTCCTCAGAGCAAAGTGCTCAAATCATTCTTAATATCCTGAATGGTGAACAGGGACCTGCTCGCGATATTGTGGTCGCTAACGCTTCAGCTGCCTTATTGGCAGCGGAACAAGCTATAAATCTGGAGCAAGCTGTTCAAAAAGTCGCTCGATTGATCGATGAAGGAAAAGTATTTGAAAAACTCAAACATCTCATCAAGTTTACCAGTAAGATTACTGAGGGATGA
- a CDS encoding DUF2203 domain-containing protein — MNAEAQRKLIFTPEEANLRLPLVQVIVRDIVELYQNLHDRRERINEIKRLPGASARDEDSVYSEELLQAELDIENDTEQLETYINELRELGVELEDPALGVVNFPALRDGKEVYLCWKSGEDDVTYWHTLDEGFSERQLLFEESLNHEIENGEEPPLI, encoded by the coding sequence ATGAATGCTGAAGCACAAAGAAAGCTGATTTTCACACCTGAAGAGGCCAACCTTCGTCTTCCGCTCGTCCAGGTGATTGTCAGAGATATCGTCGAGCTGTACCAGAACCTGCATGACCGCCGTGAACGCATCAACGAAATCAAGCGTCTCCCCGGTGCTTCTGCACGAGACGAAGACTCCGTCTACAGCGAAGAACTTCTGCAGGCCGAACTCGATATCGAAAATGATACCGAACAGTTGGAGACCTATATCAACGAACTCCGGGAACTGGGCGTTGAACTGGAAGACCCTGCACTCGGTGTCGTCAACTTTCCTGCACTCCGTGATGGCAAGGAAGTGTATCTCTGCTGGAAGTCCGGCGAAGATGATGTGACCTATTGGCATACGCTGGACGAGGGTTTCTCGGAACGCCAGTTGCTTTTCGAAGAGTCACTCAATCATGAGATCGAAAATGGAGAAGAGCCACCACTGATCTAA
- a CDS encoding sulfatase-like hydrolase/transferase yields the protein MSYRLPCFWIILCSLTSFNLCESVTAAEKSETKRPNILLITADNLGYGDLGCYGNQVMKTPVLDQLAAEGVRLTDFYTASPTCTVSRATLLTGRYPQRIGLNHQLSADENYGDGLRKSETLIPQYLKPLGYRTACFGKWNVGFSPGSRPTERGFDEFFGFAAGNIDYYHHYYAGRHDLWRGLKEVFVKGYSTDLFADAACQYIAAESEQPFFIYLPFNAPHFPSQRNKQPGQGNEWQAPERAFEKYGYDPQTTNPQERYRAVVTALDTAIGRVLKQLDASGLRDNTIVIWYSDNGAFMLKDRGLEVASNKPLRDGGVTLWEGGIRVPAIIRYPDHLKAGSVSQSQLISLDILPTLVTLAGGQLPAGRILDGQDMLPALTAQDSPEPRTFFFQYRNFSGVRRGKYKLVRIKPDQPFMLFDLEQDLSETTNLAERHPEILTALQQSYAKWEREVAEK from the coding sequence ATGAGTTACCGCCTGCCTTGTTTCTGGATCATCCTTTGTTCTTTGACCAGTTTCAATTTGTGTGAATCAGTGACAGCCGCTGAAAAGTCAGAAACCAAGCGTCCCAATATTCTCTTGATCACAGCGGACAATCTGGGATATGGTGACCTGGGTTGCTATGGAAACCAGGTGATGAAAACTCCCGTGCTGGATCAACTGGCGGCAGAAGGAGTCAGGTTGACCGATTTTTATACCGCTTCACCCACCTGTACCGTATCAAGGGCCACGCTTTTGACGGGCCGCTATCCCCAGCGCATCGGTTTGAATCACCAGTTGAGTGCGGATGAGAACTATGGTGATGGCTTGCGGAAAAGTGAGACACTGATTCCTCAATATCTGAAACCACTGGGATATCGCACGGCCTGTTTTGGTAAATGGAATGTTGGATTTTCGCCGGGCAGTCGACCTACCGAACGGGGATTTGATGAGTTTTTCGGCTTTGCTGCAGGGAATATCGACTATTACCATCACTATTACGCAGGTCGTCATGACTTGTGGCGTGGTTTGAAGGAAGTCTTTGTCAAAGGATATTCAACAGATTTGTTCGCTGATGCCGCCTGTCAATATATTGCTGCTGAGAGCGAACAGCCGTTTTTCATCTATCTGCCTTTCAACGCCCCCCATTTTCCCAGTCAGCGAAACAAGCAGCCCGGTCAGGGGAATGAATGGCAGGCACCAGAACGCGCATTTGAAAAATATGGTTATGATCCACAGACGACGAATCCACAGGAGCGGTATCGAGCGGTCGTGACGGCACTCGACACTGCTATCGGACGCGTCTTAAAGCAACTGGATGCGAGTGGTCTCCGCGATAACACGATTGTGATCTGGTACTCGGACAATGGTGCATTCATGCTGAAAGACCGGGGGCTGGAAGTCGCCAGCAACAAACCATTACGCGACGGGGGTGTCACTCTGTGGGAAGGGGGGATCCGAGTTCCGGCGATCATTCGCTATCCCGACCATCTCAAAGCGGGCAGCGTCAGCCAAAGTCAACTGATCAGCCTGGATATTCTGCCGACATTGGTCACCCTGGCTGGCGGTCAACTACCTGCAGGGCGGATTCTGGATGGACAGGATATGCTACCGGCACTGACAGCACAGGATTCCCCGGAGCCGCGTACCTTCTTTTTCCAGTATCGCAATTTTAGCGGCGTCCGCAGGGGGAAGTATAAACTCGTTCGCATCAAACCTGATCAGCCTTTTATGCTGTTTGATCTGGAGCAGGACCTGTCAGAAACTACAAATCTGGCAGAACGTCATCCGGAGATTTTAACCGCACTCCAACAGTCGTATGCCAAGTGGGAGCGCGAAGTGGCTGAGAAATAG
- a CDS encoding prolyl oligopeptidase family serine peptidase: MDSLDDPSENRNQAEVPDEQSLLWLEEIEGERALGWVKEQNASTLQALTSDPRFEEYQREALQILTASDRITYGTLRGEFVYNFWRDEEHVRGIWRRMSLKRFKQDSREWDILLDIDQLAESEKENWIYKGVDSLGPAHERCIIELAPGGTDTAVYREFDIPSRTFVKDGFNVPLAKTNLCWENRDQLLIATDWGEGSLNTSGYARILKRWKRGTPLSKAETLLETDVEETFIYPIDLEHAGQRVCFVMRGHDFYHFSFYLVNSAGTLSQLPLPPKCSLSGLFEGQLLIELKEEWRGFAAGALISISLADFQKTGKIGEVLTVYDPGETGTVSQVRCAKDAVYLTGIEHVSSQIRELRLQDHQWQARLLPWGANDVISISSSDSSSNDLLLARDGFLQPNSLYYVNFTEGIDEQLQSTPARFDTSGLTVEKHFAISRDKTEVPYFIVYQKGMKLDHSAPVLQYGYGGFEISILPHYSPIMGKLWLEKGGVYVLANIRGGGEYGPRWHDSALQEHRQRAYDDFFAVAEAVQSRGFSSPKHYGVMGRSNGGLLMGVALTQRPELFNAIVCGVPLLDMKRFNKLLAGASWMAEYGNPDLPEQWDFISQYSPFHNLKAEQAYPKVYFFTSTKDDRVHPGHARKMAARMAQLGHEFFYYENIEGGHKGNANQKQEAMLSALEYLYLMRQLT, encoded by the coding sequence ATGGATTCACTGGATGATCCGTCGGAAAACAGGAATCAGGCAGAAGTCCCTGATGAACAGTCATTGCTCTGGCTGGAAGAGATTGAAGGCGAACGTGCGCTCGGCTGGGTGAAGGAACAAAATGCGTCGACTTTGCAGGCGTTGACCAGTGATCCGCGTTTTGAAGAATATCAGCGAGAAGCATTGCAGATTCTGACCGCCTCCGACCGGATTACCTATGGAACCCTGCGTGGTGAATTCGTTTATAACTTCTGGCGCGATGAGGAGCATGTGCGTGGTATCTGGCGGCGGATGTCTTTAAAGCGATTCAAACAGGATTCAAGGGAGTGGGATATTCTGCTGGATATAGACCAACTGGCAGAATCAGAAAAGGAAAACTGGATCTATAAGGGGGTTGACAGCCTGGGACCTGCCCACGAACGCTGCATCATTGAGCTGGCACCCGGGGGAACTGATACGGCAGTGTATCGTGAGTTTGATATTCCTTCGCGTACGTTTGTGAAGGATGGCTTTAATGTTCCGCTGGCCAAAACCAACCTCTGTTGGGAGAACCGCGATCAACTATTGATTGCGACCGACTGGGGCGAAGGGAGTCTGAACACTTCAGGTTATGCACGAATACTGAAACGCTGGAAACGGGGAACCCCTCTTTCTAAGGCAGAAACGCTGCTGGAAACAGACGTCGAAGAAACCTTTATCTATCCGATCGATCTGGAGCATGCAGGCCAGCGCGTCTGTTTTGTGATGCGGGGACATGACTTTTATCATTTCAGTTTTTACCTGGTGAATTCCGCGGGAACTTTAAGTCAACTGCCACTCCCGCCGAAATGCAGCCTGTCTGGATTGTTTGAGGGGCAGCTACTCATTGAGTTGAAAGAAGAGTGGCGTGGCTTTGCAGCAGGGGCACTGATCAGTATCTCGCTGGCAGATTTTCAGAAGACCGGTAAGATCGGGGAGGTCCTGACGGTTTATGATCCGGGGGAGACCGGCACGGTTTCACAGGTGCGATGTGCGAAGGACGCCGTTTATCTGACGGGAATCGAACATGTCTCCAGTCAGATTCGAGAATTGCGACTGCAGGATCACCAGTGGCAGGCACGACTGCTTCCCTGGGGGGCGAATGACGTCATCTCAATCAGCTCGTCAGACAGCAGCAGCAATGATCTGCTCCTGGCCCGCGACGGTTTTCTGCAACCAAACAGCCTCTATTACGTCAATTTTACAGAGGGAATCGATGAGCAACTGCAATCCACACCAGCACGGTTTGATACCAGTGGACTGACAGTTGAGAAACACTTCGCCATCAGCCGAGATAAAACCGAAGTGCCTTATTTCATCGTGTATCAAAAAGGAATGAAACTGGATCATTCTGCGCCGGTCCTGCAATACGGATACGGCGGGTTTGAAATCTCGATTTTACCTCATTACAGCCCGATTATGGGAAAACTCTGGCTGGAAAAAGGGGGCGTGTATGTACTCGCCAATATCCGCGGGGGAGGCGAATATGGCCCGCGCTGGCATGATTCTGCATTACAGGAACATCGCCAGCGGGCGTACGACGACTTTTTCGCGGTCGCAGAGGCTGTGCAAAGTAGAGGTTTCAGTTCTCCAAAACACTATGGTGTCATGGGACGCAGTAACGGAGGCCTGTTGATGGGAGTCGCTTTGACACAGCGTCCTGAGCTGTTTAATGCGATCGTGTGTGGTGTACCTCTGCTGGATATGAAACGTTTCAACAAACTGCTGGCCGGGGCCAGCTGGATGGCAGAATATGGGAATCCTGATCTTCCCGAGCAATGGGATTTTATCAGCCAGTATTCTCCCTTTCATAATTTGAAAGCAGAGCAGGCTTATCCCAAAGTTTATTTTTTCACTTCGACCAAAGATGATCGTGTTCATCCCGGTCACGCACGGAAAATGGCTGCCCGGATGGCTCAGCTGGGGCATGAGTTCTTCTACTATGAAAATATCGAAGGGGGCCACAAAGGGAACGCCAATCAGAAACAGGAAGCCATGCTTAGCGCCCTGGAGTATCTGTACCTGATGCGACAGCTCACCTGA